The window AGCCCGTCGGCAGCCGCCTGGGTCATGACGACGACCCCGTCGGCGACGGCGCGCGGTCACCGAGGCTGACCAGGATGCCCTTGGCGTTGTCCTCCAGTGCCCGGGCCGCCACCGGGTTGAGCATGTCGGCCATCAGCGGGATGCCGATGTCGAAGTCCACGTACAGCTCCACCAGGGTGGCGTCGCCAACGGCGCTGACCTGCCAGTAGCCGGCGAAGTAGGCCAGGTCGCCGTCGAGCTGCTGGAAGTCGATGCGCATGCGCTCGGCGTCGACCACCTCCTCCTCTTCCCACTCCAGCTCCGAGCCCTTGAGCAGGACCGACCACCGCGCCAGGCGGCGAGCGCCCTCGTCCTCGAGCAGCCGCACGTCCACCACCTCGGCCATATAGGTGGGGAACGACTCGCAGTCGAGCACCGCGGCCCAGACGTCCGCGGGCGGTCGATCAGTGGTGTGTTTCGTGTGCACGATCGGCACGGGGTCCTCCTGTCAGATGTCCCACTGGTTCCAGTCGATGGCCCCGAGACCGTGCTCGGCCCGCAGCTTCTCCAGGGACGCGGCGATGCGAACGGTGGGGAAGAAGCCGGACGAGGTGCGGATCACCGGCACGGTGACCGGCAACGCGGCGCTCAGGGCGGCCTCGTGCTCGCGCACCACCGCGCGGGCCCGCTCGGCGTCGTCTCGGGAGGCACCCGCGGGAACCGGCAGGTTCCGCAGTGCCCGCGCGGTCGCCGAGTCGTCGGTGGCGAGGTGGAGCTGGTGCTCCATGTCGCTGGGCGGGACCACATAGCCGTCGCCGACCTGCGCGCAGTAGGCGATGGCCCGCAGCGCCACCGCGCACGACTCCACGCACGCCGGGTAGTTGCCGTCGTCGAAGGCCGCATCGATGTCGGTCATCGAGGTCTGCACCGACATCGCGTACTGCCAAGCCATTCCGGCGCCGTGGGTGAGCAGCCAGGTCAGGTCGACCCCTCGGTCAACGCGCATCCGCCAACACCCTTCCCATCAGCTCGCTGTCAGCTCGCAGCACCAGTTCGCCGCGCAGCACGCCGCCCAGGACCTCGGCGGCGCCCGCGGCGTCGACCGCGTCGCCGAGCAGGCCGTCCGCCTCGACCGCCGTGCGCAGCACCCGCTGGTGCGGGGTGACGCGCAGCCGCTGCCTGCCGATGGTGATCTCCGTGCAGCGCGGGTCGGGGGCGACCCGGGTGAGCGTCAGCGGGTCCAGGCGGGCCAACCCGGTGTCGGCGGCCAGCTCGGTGATGTCCGCCGCGCACCGCGCGGTGTAGTGGGCCCGCTGGCGGTCCACGGTGATGCCGAGCCGGGTGGCCCGGTCGGGCAGCCATTTGTGTCCGGTGGTGACGTCGCCCGCCGCGCGGCAGCGCAGCTCCAGCAGCTGCCTGCCCGCGCGGGCCCACAGGTAGGCGGCGGCCTCGGCGTCGACCCGGTCGGCCACCGCCGCCGCGGCCTGGAACTGGACGAACTCGTCGAGCGCGGCCCGCACCAGCACCGGCAGGATCGCCGCGGCGTCGGCTTCGGCGAAGACGCGGTCGGTGTCGTCGAGCAGCGGCACCGCCGTCAGCCAGCGGGCCAGCCGCCTGCGCAGCGACCGGTCCGGCGGCGGGGCCAGGCTGACGCGGCCGAGCGGCACGTCCGCGGTCGGCGCCCCGTCGATCCGGCGCACGACCTTGCCGGGCAGTTCCGCCGGGTAGTGCTCGATGTCGATGGGCGTGGCGCCCGCGAACAGCAGGAACGGCGGGGTCGGCTGGTCGAGGCCGGGCACGAGCAGGTGGATGTCGACATCGCTGCCCCGGTTGCCCATGCCCGCGGCGAGGGAGCCGACCAGGAACGGGCGCCCCGCGTCGAGCACGCTGCCGCCGAGGTCGCGGACCTCGGCCACGGTGAGCCCGACGCGGGCCAGCGCCGCGCCCGCGTCGGGGGCGCGGGTTCCGGTCAGGACCACGAGACTTTCCTTTCGTTGGGTCGGAAAACCAGCACCGCCGCCACCACGAACCCGGCGGTGAACCCCAGCAGCGCCAGGGCGGGCACCGCGACCGAGCCGAGGTCCCCACCCGTGAACGCCGACTGAAGGCCGCGCACCGCCCAGTACGAGGGCACCGCGGGAGCCAGCGGCTGCAGCCACACCGGCAGCACGGACAGCGGCACCAGCGCGCCGCCGACCCCGGAGAACACCAGGGCGAGCACGTTGCCGACCGTGGTGAGCTGCATGATCGTGCGGCACAGGGTCACGCCGAGGAAC is drawn from Actinokineospora alba and contains these coding sequences:
- a CDS encoding type II toxin-antitoxin system RatA family toxin; its protein translation is MPIVHTKHTTDRPPADVWAAVLDCESFPTYMAEVVDVRLLEDEGARRLARWSVLLKGSELEWEEEEVVDAERMRIDFQQLDGDLAYFAGYWQVSAVGDATLVELYVDFDIGIPLMADMLNPVAARALEDNAKGILVSLGDRAPSPTGSSS